One part of the Homo sapiens chromosome 19, GRCh38.p14 Primary Assembly genome encodes these proteins:
- the IGFL3 gene encoding insulin growth factor-like family member 3 precursor, producing the protein MRPRCCILALVCWITVFLLQCSKGTTDAPVGSGLWLCQPTPRCGNKIYNPSEQCCYDDAILSLKETRRCGSTCTFWPCFELCCPESFGPQQKFLVKLRVLGMKSQCHLSPISRSCTRNRRHVLYP; encoded by the exons ATGAGGCCACGATGCTGCATCTTGG CTCTTGTCTGCTGGATAACAGTCTTCCTCCTCCAGTGTTCAAAAGGAACTACAG ACGCTCCTGTTGGCTCAGGACTGTGGCTGTGCCAGCCGACACCCAGGTGTGGGAACAAGATCTACAACCCTTCAGAGCAGTGCTGTTATGATGATGCCATCTTATCCTTAAAGGAGACCCGCCGCTGTGGCTCCACCTGCACCTTCTGGCCCTGCTTTGAGCTCTGCTGTCCCGAGTCTTTTGGCCCCCAGCAGAAGTTTCTTGTGAAGTTGAGGGTTCTGGGTATGAAGTCTCAGTGTCACTTATCTCCCATCTCCCGGAGCTGTACCAG